A window of Polaribacter litorisediminis contains these coding sequences:
- a CDS encoding cell division protein FtsQ/DivIB: protein MKFKRVLKYLFFLVLTIGLGFLYSFTSVRNQHIKIGIPIVEFKEGDNNFLTHAMVNKLLIQNNKNVVNQAKSVIDLYDLENKVLKNPYVEEAAVFLTIGGTLNSIVKQRSPVARIFEKKDSYYIDKKGIKVPLSDNYSARVLLISGINNDQDITAVLPLVSFILADNFLQKEIVGIEKFDDGEYQFSARSGDYKIDFGNLSEMDIKFKKLKAFYNKTFEDKTIENYKTINVKYHNQVVCTK, encoded by the coding sequence ATGAAGTTTAAGAGAGTTTTGAAATACCTTTTTTTTCTAGTGTTAACAATAGGTTTGGGGTTTTTATATAGTTTTACATCCGTCAGAAATCAACATATAAAAATAGGGATTCCTATTGTAGAATTTAAAGAAGGAGATAATAATTTTTTAACACATGCAATGGTTAATAAATTGTTAATACAAAATAATAAAAACGTGGTAAACCAAGCAAAATCTGTAATAGATTTATATGATTTAGAAAATAAGGTTTTAAAAAATCCATATGTTGAAGAAGCTGCTGTTTTTTTAACGATTGGAGGTACTTTAAACTCAATTGTAAAACAACGTTCTCCGGTAGCAAGAATTTTTGAAAAAAAAGATTCTTATTACATTGATAAAAAAGGAATAAAAGTACCTTTGTCAGATAATTATTCTGCGAGAGTACTCTTAATTTCGGGTATAAACAATGACCAAGATATTACCGCAGTTTTACCGCTTGTATCTTTTATTTTGGCTGATAATTTTCTGCAAAAAGAGATTGTGGGTATCGAGAAATTTGATGATGGTGAATATCAATTTTCTGCAAGAAGTGGAGATTATAAAATCGATTTCGGAAATTTATCTGAAATGGATATAAAATTTAAAAAATTAAAAGCGTTTTATAATAAAACATTTGAAGATAAAACAATTGAAAATTATAAAACAATAAATGTAAAATATCACAACCAAGTTGTGTGCACTAAATAG
- the murC gene encoding UDP-N-acetylmuramate--L-alanine ligase, producing the protein MNKKDKYTSKIRKVLPFEKDLGWDFIYFIGIGGIGMSAIARYFAANGKQVAGYDKMPSQITKDLEAVGIEIHFEDNVKNIPISFLNKEKTLVVYTPAVPAGHTELNYFINNKFTILKRAAILGKITESTFCLAVAGTHGKTTTSAILGHIMKNEKATSFLGGIAENYDSNLILGGDKVSVVEADEFDRSFLQLSPNIACVTSMDADHLDIYGEAEALHESFFAFSQRVTDTLIVAKGLPLKGLTFAIDEEADYKAFHLKIENGAYIFDVQTPSEIIKNIKFHVPGKHNVMNALAALAMADVYGVSLENIKNRLSTFKGVKRRFTYKIKTPNFVLIDDYAHHPTEINAVENSVREMYPNEKVLVVFQPHLFSRTRDFINDFARSLSKFDEVLLLDIYPARELPIVGVTSDWLFSKIEGVHKKLTQKNNLVKDIKNSSAKVVVMLGAGDIGITINEVTHELLKPQENEV; encoded by the coding sequence ATGAATAAAAAAGATAAATATACCAGCAAGATTCGAAAAGTCCTTCCTTTTGAGAAGGATTTAGGATGGGATTTTATTTATTTTATCGGAATTGGTGGTATCGGAATGAGCGCAATCGCTCGTTACTTCGCTGCCAATGGAAAACAAGTTGCTGGGTATGATAAAATGCCTTCTCAAATTACAAAAGATTTGGAAGCTGTTGGGATAGAAATTCATTTTGAAGATAATGTAAAAAATATTCCGATTTCATTTTTAAATAAAGAGAAAACGTTGGTGGTGTATACGCCTGCGGTTCCAGCGGGGCATACCGAATTAAATTATTTTATCAATAATAAGTTCACCATTTTAAAAAGAGCCGCAATTTTAGGTAAAATAACAGAAAGTACGTTTTGTTTAGCAGTGGCAGGGACCCATGGAAAAACGACAACTTCTGCTATTTTAGGGCATATTATGAAGAATGAAAAAGCCACTTCTTTTTTAGGTGGAATTGCCGAAAATTACGACTCAAATTTAATTTTAGGTGGGGATAAAGTTTCTGTAGTAGAAGCAGATGAATTTGATAGATCTTTCTTACAATTAAGCCCAAATATTGCTTGTGTAACTTCTATGGATGCAGATCATTTAGATATTTACGGCGAAGCCGAAGCGTTACATGAATCTTTTTTTGCTTTTTCTCAGAGGGTTACAGATACTTTAATTGTTGCAAAAGGTTTGCCTTTAAAAGGATTGACTTTTGCGATAGATGAAGAGGCAGATTACAAGGCGTTTCATTTAAAAATTGAAAACGGAGCCTATATTTTTGATGTACAAACTCCATCAGAAATTATTAAAAATATTAAATTCCATGTGCCAGGTAAGCACAATGTTATGAATGCTTTGGCAGCGCTAGCAATGGCAGATGTATATGGAGTTTCTTTAGAAAATATTAAAAATCGTTTATCCACATTTAAAGGAGTAAAACGCAGGTTTACCTATAAGATTAAAACACCTAATTTTGTGTTGATTGATGATTATGCGCATCATCCAACAGAAATAAATGCAGTAGAAAATTCGGTCAGAGAAATGTATCCTAACGAAAAAGTGCTAGTCGTTTTTCAGCCACATTTATTTTCTAGAACTCGAGATTTTATCAATGATTTTGCAAGATCTTTGTCTAAATTTGATGAAGTTTTATTGCTAGATATTTATCCTGCAAGAGAGCTTCCAATTGTGGGGGTAACTTCTGATTGGCTTTTTAGTAAAATTGAAGGCGTGCATAAAAAACTGACTCAAAAAAATAATTTAGTAAAAGATATTAAAAATTCATCAGCCAAAGTTGTGGTTATGTTAGGTGCTGGTGATATTGGTATAACTATAAATGAAGTAACCCATGAACTCTTAAAACCCCAAGAAAATGAAGTTTAA
- the murG gene encoding undecaprenyldiphospho-muramoylpentapeptide beta-N-acetylglucosaminyltransferase, producing MKPYNILLSGGGTGGHIYPAIAIANEIKLRYPDANFLFVGAKGRMEMEKVPQLGYEIKGLWISGIQRRLTLDNLSFPFKFISSLWKANSIINKFKPDIAIGTGGFASGPTLIMAGRKGIPTLIQEQNSFPGITNKLLSKKANKVCVAYDYLERFFPLDKIVKTGNPVRQDLLSIHSKIKEGKDFFKLDTKKKTILVLGGSLGARKINQLIESNLEFFKSQEVQVIWQCGQLYFEEYKKYNKLEHVQVHEFINKMDLAYAAATIIISRSGASSVSELCIVGKPVIFIPSPNVAEDHQTKNAKSIADQHAAILLRESDLDTFPIVFETLIKDKGKQEHLSENIKELALPGATNAIVNEVEKLIFR from the coding sequence ATGAAACCATATAATATACTTTTATCGGGAGGAGGAACAGGAGGTCATATTTATCCTGCAATAGCCATTGCGAATGAGATAAAGTTACGTTATCCCGATGCGAACTTTTTGTTTGTAGGCGCAAAAGGTAGAATGGAAATGGAAAAAGTACCCCAATTAGGGTATGAAATAAAAGGATTATGGATTTCAGGAATTCAAAGACGATTAACGTTAGATAATTTGTCTTTTCCCTTTAAGTTTATAAGTAGTTTATGGAAAGCAAATTCCATAATTAATAAATTTAAACCAGATATTGCTATTGGCACAGGGGGATTTGCAAGCGGACCAACGTTAATTATGGCGGGCAGAAAAGGAATTCCGACTCTAATTCAAGAACAGAATTCTTTTCCTGGCATTACCAATAAATTATTGAGCAAGAAAGCAAATAAAGTTTGTGTTGCTTATGATTATTTAGAACGTTTTTTTCCTTTGGATAAAATTGTTAAAACAGGTAATCCTGTTCGCCAGGACTTGTTATCAATCCATTCTAAAATAAAAGAAGGAAAAGACTTTTTTAAATTGGATACTAAAAAAAAGACTATTTTAGTTTTAGGAGGAAGTTTAGGCGCTAGAAAAATAAATCAATTAATTGAAAGTAATTTAGAGTTTTTTAAAAGCCAAGAAGTTCAAGTGATTTGGCAATGTGGTCAACTTTATTTTGAAGAATATAAGAAATATAATAAGTTAGAACATGTTCAAGTGCATGAGTTTATCAATAAAATGGATTTGGCATATGCAGCCGCTACTATTATTATTTCAAGATCAGGAGCTAGTTCGGTTTCAGAATTATGTATTGTTGGGAAACCTGTAATTTTTATTCCGTCACCAAATGTTGCCGAAGATCATCAAACTAAAAATGCAAAATCGATTGCAGATCAACACGCTGCAATCTTATTACGAGAGTCCGATTTAGATACATTTCCGATCGTTTTTGAAACGTTAATTAAAGACAAAGGAAAACAAGAACATTTATCAGAAAATATAAAAGAATTGGCATTGCCAGGGGCAACAAATGCTATTGTAAATGAAGTTGAGAAATTGATTTTCCGTTGA
- a CDS encoding FtsW/RodA/SpoVE family cell cycle protein, giving the protein MKTIFQHIKGDKAIWAIVATLAIFSFMPVYSASTNLVYVVGSGSTLGYLVKHMVLLIMGFAIIYGVHKIPYRYFSGGSVLMLPFVIVLLIFTLAQGTTIGGANASRWINIPFVGIGFQTSTLAGLVLMVYVARYLARNKEKVILFKESLWQLWLPVAAVLILILPANFSTTAIIFSMILVVVFIGGYPIKYIGFVLGVGILALAFFILAAKAFPEAMPNRVQTWQNRIESFSDGDGKEAYQVEKAKIAIATGGPVGVGPGKSVQKNFLPQSSSDFIFAIIIEEYGLLGGFIILSIYFLLLFRIFVVIRKTTTIFGMLLVLGAGLPIVFQASINMAVASNLFPVTGQTLPLISSGGTSIWMTCFALGMILSVSASKQETEEDILDDNPLDILHETI; this is encoded by the coding sequence ATGAAAACCATTTTTCAACATATAAAAGGAGATAAAGCTATTTGGGCAATTGTTGCTACTTTGGCAATATTCTCATTTATGCCCGTGTATAGCGCAAGCACAAACTTGGTATATGTTGTAGGTTCGGGTTCAACTTTAGGGTATTTGGTAAAACATATGGTTTTGTTAATTATGGGCTTTGCAATTATTTACGGTGTCCATAAAATACCATATCGATATTTTTCTGGAGGATCTGTTTTAATGTTACCTTTTGTTATTGTTTTATTGATTTTTACATTGGCACAAGGAACTACTATTGGCGGGGCAAATGCAAGTAGATGGATCAATATTCCGTTTGTAGGCATAGGTTTTCAAACCTCAACATTAGCAGGTTTGGTTTTGATGGTTTACGTGGCGCGGTATTTAGCAAGAAATAAGGAAAAGGTAATTCTGTTTAAAGAGAGTTTATGGCAACTTTGGTTGCCGGTAGCCGCTGTTTTAATATTGATACTACCTGCAAATTTTTCTACAACAGCCATTATTTTTTCTATGATTTTGGTGGTTGTATTCATTGGAGGTTACCCCATAAAATATATAGGTTTTGTATTAGGAGTGGGTATTTTAGCACTCGCTTTTTTTATACTCGCTGCAAAAGCATTTCCTGAAGCTATGCCCAATAGAGTGCAAACTTGGCAAAATAGAATAGAGAGTTTTTCTGATGGCGATGGCAAAGAAGCTTATCAAGTAGAAAAAGCAAAAATTGCCATAGCAACAGGCGGTCCTGTGGGAGTTGGTCCGGGAAAAAGTGTTCAGAAAAATTTTTTACCACAATCTTCATCAGATTTTATTTTTGCTATTATTATTGAAGAATACGGTTTGTTGGGCGGTTTTATAATTCTATCGATTTATTTTCTCTTACTATTCAGAATTTTTGTGGTTATTAGAAAAACAACTACTATTTTTGGAATGCTATTAGTGCTGGGAGCTGGTCTTCCTATAGTATTTCAAGCCAGCATAAATATGGCTGTAGCTTCTAATTTGTTCCCGGTAACGGGTCAAACGCTGCCTTTAATTAGTAGCGGAGGTACCTCTATTTGGATGACTTGTTTTGCACTCGGAATGATTTTAAGTGTAAGCGCATCAAAGCAAGAAACAGAAGAAGATATTTTAGACGATAACCCTTTAGATATTTTACATGAAACCATATAA
- the murD gene encoding UDP-N-acetylmuramoyl-L-alanine--D-glutamate ligase — MSNQEKNTTIPVFPPLRERGLLVILGGGESGVGTAILGKQKGYKVFVSDKGKISKKYKEVLVHNEIDFEENQHTESKILTADVVMKSPGIPDTIALVQKLLKKSIPVISEIEFAAQFTKATIIGITGSNGKTTTTLLTHHILKRAGLNVGVAGNIGDSFAQQVVEKSYTSYVLELSSFQLDGIVNFNSHIAILLNITPDHLDRYEYDFNKYIASKFRITKNQTASDYLIYDADDKAINNWLKENKTQAKLVPFSIEKELEYGAYIKDHHIIININKDKIKMPISTLSIKGKHNIKNAMAATMAAELLTIRKEFIKESLSSFEGAEHRLEEVAKINGIEYINDSKATNVNATFYALECMDKTTVWIVGGVDKGNDYNDLLPLVREKVKAIVCLGLDNDKIKNMFGNVVDIIVETAGAEEAVKVSHKLAERGETVLLSPACASFDLFDSYEDRGRQFKKAVRSL; from the coding sequence ATGAGCAACCAAGAAAAAAACACAACGATTCCAGTTTTTCCCCCTTTGAGGGAAAGGGGGCTTCTTGTTATTCTTGGTGGAGGAGAAAGTGGTGTTGGAACCGCAATTCTTGGAAAGCAAAAAGGATACAAAGTTTTTGTTTCTGATAAAGGAAAAATATCAAAAAAGTATAAAGAAGTTCTTGTACATAACGAGATAGATTTTGAAGAGAATCAGCATACAGAAAGTAAAATTTTAACGGCCGATGTAGTGATGAAAAGTCCTGGTATTCCAGATACCATAGCGTTAGTTCAAAAATTGTTAAAAAAATCAATTCCTGTTATTTCAGAGATAGAATTTGCAGCACAATTTACAAAAGCAACAATTATAGGGATTACAGGATCAAATGGAAAAACAACCACAACATTATTAACCCATCATATTTTAAAAAGAGCAGGGTTAAATGTTGGAGTGGCAGGAAATATAGGAGATAGTTTTGCACAACAAGTTGTTGAAAAGTCTTACACGAGTTATGTATTAGAATTAAGTAGTTTTCAGTTGGATGGCATTGTGAATTTTAACAGTCATATTGCTATTCTATTGAATATTACGCCAGATCATTTAGATCGATATGAGTACGATTTTAATAAATATATCGCCTCAAAATTTAGAATTACAAAGAATCAAACAGCGTCTGATTATTTAATTTATGACGCGGATGATAAAGCCATTAATAATTGGTTAAAAGAAAATAAAACACAAGCAAAATTAGTTCCGTTTTCAATTGAAAAAGAATTAGAATATGGAGCGTATATCAAAGATCATCACATTATTATCAACATTAATAAAGACAAAATTAAGATGCCAATATCAACTTTATCAATTAAAGGAAAACATAATATTAAAAACGCAATGGCTGCAACAATGGCTGCTGAATTATTAACTATAAGAAAAGAGTTTATCAAAGAAAGTCTGTCAAGTTTTGAAGGGGCAGAACATCGTTTGGAAGAGGTTGCAAAAATTAATGGTATAGAATATATTAATGACTCGAAAGCGACCAATGTAAATGCAACTTTCTATGCTTTAGAATGTATGGATAAAACAACCGTTTGGATTGTAGGTGGTGTGGATAAAGGAAATGATTACAATGATTTGTTGCCTTTGGTAAGAGAAAAAGTGAAAGCCATTGTTTGTTTAGGTTTGGATAATGATAAGATTAAAAATATGTTTGGCAATGTGGTTGATATTATAGTAGAAACCGCAGGAGCAGAAGAAGCTGTAAAAGTATCGCATAAATTGGCGGAAAGAGGAGAAACAGTTTTACTTTCTCCGGCTTGTGCAAGTTTTGATTTGTTTGATAGTTATGAAGATAGAGGGCGTCAATTTAAAAAAGCAGTCAGAAGTCTGTAA
- the mraY gene encoding phospho-N-acetylmuramoyl-pentapeptide-transferase, producing the protein MLYYLFEYLENQFRFPGASVFQFITFRAAAAFILSLLISTIYGKRIINFLQKQQVGETVRDLGLEGQKQKSGTPTMGGVIIILATLIPAILLAKLNNIYVVILLITTVWMGLIGFLDDYIKVFKKDKQGLKGKFKVLGQVGLGVIVGSMLYFNDDVTIKEQLPVGQQIVQENGRKKVFGEEHKSTKTTVPFFKNNELEYSKALSFLGEGYEKYGWIVFIFITVFIVTGISNGANLTDGIDGLAAGSSAIIVITLAVFAWVSGNIIFADYLDVMYIPNSGEMTVFIAAFAGALIGFLWYNTFPAQVFMGDTGSLTIGGIIAVIAISIRKELLLPILAGIFVVENLSVILQVSWFKYTRKKFGEGKRVFRMAPLHHHYQKLNYHESKIVVRFWIVGIMLAVFTIVTLKLR; encoded by the coding sequence ATGCTGTATTATTTATTTGAATATTTAGAAAATCAATTTCGCTTTCCGGGAGCAAGTGTGTTTCAATTCATCACATTTAGAGCAGCAGCGGCCTTTATTTTGTCTTTACTAATATCTACGATTTATGGTAAAAGAATTATTAATTTTCTTCAAAAACAACAAGTAGGAGAAACGGTTAGAGATTTAGGTTTAGAAGGACAAAAACAAAAATCGGGTACACCAACAATGGGTGGCGTCATCATCATTTTAGCCACGTTAATTCCCGCAATTCTATTGGCAAAATTAAATAACATCTATGTTGTCATTTTGCTTATAACAACTGTTTGGATGGGTTTAATTGGTTTTTTAGATGATTATATTAAAGTATTTAAGAAAGATAAGCAAGGGTTAAAAGGTAAGTTTAAAGTTTTAGGTCAAGTTGGTTTAGGGGTTATTGTAGGTTCTATGTTGTATTTTAATGATGATGTTACGATTAAAGAGCAACTACCCGTTGGGCAACAGATTGTGCAAGAAAACGGGAGGAAAAAAGTTTTTGGGGAAGAACATAAATCGACCAAAACGACCGTTCCATTTTTTAAAAATAATGAATTAGAGTATTCAAAAGCTTTGAGTTTTCTGGGAGAGGGTTATGAAAAATATGGATGGATTGTTTTTATTTTTATTACTGTATTTATTGTCACAGGGATTTCTAACGGAGCAAATTTAACCGACGGAATTGATGGTTTAGCAGCAGGTTCATCAGCAATAATTGTCATAACGCTAGCTGTTTTTGCGTGGGTTTCTGGCAATATTATTTTTGCAGATTATTTAGATGTAATGTACATCCCTAATTCTGGAGAAATGACCGTTTTCATTGCGGCTTTTGCAGGAGCGTTAATTGGTTTTTTATGGTACAATACTTTTCCGGCACAAGTTTTTATGGGAGATACTGGAAGTTTAACCATTGGCGGAATTATAGCTGTAATTGCAATTTCAATTCGTAAAGAATTATTGTTACCAATTTTAGCAGGCATTTTTGTGGTAGAAAATCTTTCTGTGATTTTACAGGTTTCTTGGTTTAAATATACAAGAAAGAAATTTGGAGAAGGTAAAAGGGTTTTTAGAATGGCGCCTTTACATCACCATTATCAGAAATTAAACTATCATGAAAGTAAGATTGTAGTTCGTTTTTGGATTGTTGGAATTATGTTGGCGGTTTTTACAATTGTAACGCTGAAATTGAGATAG